The Dendropsophus ebraccatus isolate aDenEbr1 chromosome 3, aDenEbr1.pat, whole genome shotgun sequence genome includes a region encoding these proteins:
- the SART3 gene encoding squamous cell carcinoma antigen recognized by T-cells 3 isoform X2: protein MAAAEHGQKERETPGLGAEEGGEEEMESEEEERGEGSSEGTGQSSSDEEDEKENEAEIQRLEEQLSINAFDYNCHVDLIKLLRQEGELDRLRRARQKMSELFPLTEEIWLDWLKDEMKIAESDSTREAVYELFEKAVKDYICPEIWLEYAQYSIGGMGEEGGIAKVRAIFERALTAVGLHMTKGSTIWDAYREFENAILGTIQPLPGTIPSAEQQQMLNTQLERIHILFRRQLGVPLLDMASTYAEYEEWSEEPISETVNQNYKKAVQQMEKYKPYEEALLAAETPKLAEYQSYINFEVKEGDPARIQLIFERALADNCLVPDLWARYTKYLDRQLKMKELVLGAHDRAVRNCPWTVGLWKSYILALERHCVDHSTITETFEKALNAGFIQATDYVEIWQSYLDYLRRRVDFTKDSSKEHEELRAAFVRALDYLKQEVEERFSESGDPSCSIMQNWARIEARHCNNMQKARELWDSIMTKGNSKFANMWLEYYNLERAHGDTQHCRKALHRAVQCTVDYPEHVCDVLLTLERTEGSLEDWDAAVLKTETRLSRVNEQRAKAAEKQAFLARQEEEKAEQRKKTRAEKKAKKPKKAKPGDKRKAEDEEDDDEEWGEETEQPSKKHRGEEQPEDNEAEEMDTAIGLFGRSTTFAGKAESKQKAPAATKEQPRIHHNPDKDNITVFVSNLPFNLPDPEKQLRKVFSSCGEISQVRVVYTNKGTFRGYCYVEFADEKCAIDALKMDRHEVNGRPMFVSPCVDKNKNPDFKVFRYSTALEKHKLFVSGLPFSCTKEELEETFKEHGTIKEIRLVTNRSGKPKGLAYVEYENEAQASQAVIKLDGSKFKEHTIKVAISNPPMRKTQESQEAARSAMIPRQAYGARGKGRTQVALLPRSLHRQNTPSTPKTENGTPQTAQTSSGAEGEPRKLSNADFARMLLRK from the exons ATGGCGGCTGCTGAGCACGGACAGAAGGAGAGGGAGACCCCGGGGCTCGGTgctgaggaggggggagaggaggagatggagtCCGAGGAAGAGGAGCGCGGGGAGGGCTCGTCTGAGGGAACAGGACAGTCCTCGTCAGATGAGGAGGACGAGAAGGAGAATGAAGCAGAAatccagaggctggaggagcaG CTCTCTATAAATGCCTTTGACTACAACTGCCATGTGGATCTCATCAAACTCTTGAGGCAAGAAGGAGAGCTGGATAGACTAAGACGTGCTCGCcaaaagatgagcgaacttttcccGTTGACTGAAG AGATATGGTTGGACTGGCTAAAGGATGAGATGAAAATTGCTGAAAGTGATTCCACCCGGGAAGCCGTTTATGAGCTGTTTGAGAAAGCTGTCAAAGATTATATCT gccCAGAAATTTGGTTAGAGTATGCACAGTATTCAATaggagggatgggggaagagggtggCATTGCCAAGGTTCGCGCTATCTTTGAGAGAGCGTTAACAGCTGTTGGACTTCATATGACCAAAGGATCAACCATTTGGGATGCCTACAGGGAATTTGAGAATGCAATACTAGGAACTATACAG CCTTTGCCTGGTACCATTCCTTcagcagaacagcagcaaatgctAAATACCCAACTTGAGAGGATCCACATTCTTTTTAGACGCCAGCTAGGTGTACCCCTTctag ATATGGCATCGACCTATGCAGAGTATGAAGAATGGTCAGAAgaacccatttcagaaactgtcaATCAGAACTATAAGAAGGCAGTACAACAAATGGAGAAGTACAAGCCGTATGAGGAGGCACTG CTGGCTGCCGAAACACCGAAGCTCGCAGAATATCAGTCCTACATTAACTTTGAAGTTAAAGAAGGAGACCCTGCCCGTATCCAGCTTATTTTCGAGCGTGCCTTAGCTGACAACTGCTTGGTGCCGGATCTTTGGGCCAGATATACAAAGTATCTT GACCGGCAGCTGAAAATGAAGGAGCTTGTGCTTGGTGCACATGATCGAGCTGTCAGAAATTGCCCATGGACAGTAGGCTTGTGGAAGAGTTATATTCTTGCCTTAGAGCGACATTGTGTTGACCACAGCACCATAACTG aaacatttgaGAAGGCCCTAAATGCCGGATTCATTCAAGCCACAGACTATGTAGAGATTTGGCAGTCATATTTGGACTATCTCAGACGAAGAGTGGACTTcacaaaag ATTCCAGTAAAGAACACGAAGAGCTTAGAGCTGCATTTGTCCGTGCACTAGACTACCTGAAGCAGGAAGTGGAAGAAC GGTTTAGTGAAAGTGGAGATCCTTCTTGTAGCATAATGCAGAATTGGGCCAGAATAGAG GCTCGGCATTGCAACAACATGCAGAAAGCTAGAGAGCTCTGGGATAGCATCATGACCAAAGGCAATTCCAAGTTTGCCAATATGTGGCTGGAGTATTACAACCTAGAAAG AGCTCATGGTGATACCCAGCACTGTAGGAAGGCCTTACATCGTGCTGTGCAGTGCACTGTGGATTATCCTGAGCATGTGTGCGATGTATTACTCACACTGGAGAGAACAGAAG GGAGTTTGGAGGACTGGGATGCAGCTGTTCTAAAAACCGAAACAAGACTATCAAGAGTTAATGAACAGCGTGCAAAG GCAGCCGAGAAGCAAGCCTTTCTGGCTAGGCAGGAGGAGGAAAAAGCTGAGCAGAGGAAAAAAACTCGAGCTGAGAAGAAAGCAAAGAAGCCCAAAAAAGCCAAACCTGGGGATAAACGCAAAGCAGAAGATGAGGAAGATGATGACGAAGAGTGGGGTGAGGAAACGG AACAACCCAgtaagaagcacagaggagaggAGCAGCCTGAAGACAATGAGGCAGAGGAGATGGATACCGCAATAGGCCTTTTTGGCAGGAGCACCACCTTCGCAGGCAAGGCTGAATCCAAACAGAAAGCTCCTGCTGCCACAAAGGAACAGCCCAGGATCCATCATAACCCTGACAAGGACAACATAACTGTATTTGTGAGCAACTTGCCCTTCAACTTGCCTGATCCAGAGAAACAACTTAGAAAAGTTTTCTCTAGCTGTGGGGAGATCTCTCAAGTCCGAGTTGTCTACACCAACAAGGGGACCTTCCGTGGATACTGCTATGTTGAATTTGCAGACGAGAAATGCGCTATTGATGCACTGAAAATGGACCGTCATGAAGTGAATGGCAGACCTATGTTTGTTTCTCCTTGTGTGGACAAGAACAAGAACCCAGATTTTAAG GTATTCAGGTACAGCACGGCTCTGGAGAAACATAAGCTGTTTGTTTCTGGGTTACCATTTTCTTGCACCAAAGAGGAACTGGAAGAAACCTTTAAAGAACATGGCACCATTAAGGAGATCCGCCTGGTAACCAATCGATCTGGGAAACCAAAG GGACTTGCATATGTTGAATATGAAAACGAGGCCCAGGCTTCACAAGCTGTGATCAAATTGGATGGCTCAAAATTTAAGGAG
- the SART3 gene encoding squamous cell carcinoma antigen recognized by T-cells 3 isoform X1, with translation MAAAEHGQKERETPGLGAEEGGEEEMESEEEERGEGSSEGTGQSSSDEEDEKENEAEIQRLEEQLSINAFDYNCHVDLIKLLRQEGELDRLRRARQKMSELFPLTEEIWLDWLKDEMKIAESDSTREAVYELFEKAVKDYICPEIWLEYAQYSIGGMGEEGGIAKVRAIFERALTAVGLHMTKGSTIWDAYREFENAILGTIQPLPGTIPSAEQQQMLNTQLERIHILFRRQLGVPLLDMASTYAEYEEWSEEPISETVNQNYKKAVQQMEKYKPYEEALLAAETPKLAEYQSYINFEVKEGDPARIQLIFERALADNCLVPDLWARYTKYLDRQLKMKELVLGAHDRAVRNCPWTVGLWKSYILALERHCVDHSTITETFEKALNAGFIQATDYVEIWQSYLDYLRRRVDFTKDSSKEHEELRAAFVRALDYLKQEVEERFSESGDPSCSIMQNWARIEARHCNNMQKARELWDSIMTKGNSKFANMWLEYYNLERAHGDTQHCRKALHRAVQCTVDYPEHVCDVLLTLERTEGSLEDWDAAVLKTETRLSRVNEQRAKAAEKQAFLARQEEEKAEQRKKTRAEKKAKKPKKAKPGDKRKAEDEEDDDEEWGEETAEQPSKKHRGEEQPEDNEAEEMDTAIGLFGRSTTFAGKAESKQKAPAATKEQPRIHHNPDKDNITVFVSNLPFNLPDPEKQLRKVFSSCGEISQVRVVYTNKGTFRGYCYVEFADEKCAIDALKMDRHEVNGRPMFVSPCVDKNKNPDFKVFRYSTALEKHKLFVSGLPFSCTKEELEETFKEHGTIKEIRLVTNRSGKPKGLAYVEYENEAQASQAVIKLDGSKFKEHTIKVAISNPPMRKTQESQEAARSAMIPRQAYGARGKGRTQVALLPRSLHRQNTPSTPKTENGTPQTAQTSSGAEGEPRKLSNADFARMLLRK, from the exons ATGGCGGCTGCTGAGCACGGACAGAAGGAGAGGGAGACCCCGGGGCTCGGTgctgaggaggggggagaggaggagatggagtCCGAGGAAGAGGAGCGCGGGGAGGGCTCGTCTGAGGGAACAGGACAGTCCTCGTCAGATGAGGAGGACGAGAAGGAGAATGAAGCAGAAatccagaggctggaggagcaG CTCTCTATAAATGCCTTTGACTACAACTGCCATGTGGATCTCATCAAACTCTTGAGGCAAGAAGGAGAGCTGGATAGACTAAGACGTGCTCGCcaaaagatgagcgaacttttcccGTTGACTGAAG AGATATGGTTGGACTGGCTAAAGGATGAGATGAAAATTGCTGAAAGTGATTCCACCCGGGAAGCCGTTTATGAGCTGTTTGAGAAAGCTGTCAAAGATTATATCT gccCAGAAATTTGGTTAGAGTATGCACAGTATTCAATaggagggatgggggaagagggtggCATTGCCAAGGTTCGCGCTATCTTTGAGAGAGCGTTAACAGCTGTTGGACTTCATATGACCAAAGGATCAACCATTTGGGATGCCTACAGGGAATTTGAGAATGCAATACTAGGAACTATACAG CCTTTGCCTGGTACCATTCCTTcagcagaacagcagcaaatgctAAATACCCAACTTGAGAGGATCCACATTCTTTTTAGACGCCAGCTAGGTGTACCCCTTctag ATATGGCATCGACCTATGCAGAGTATGAAGAATGGTCAGAAgaacccatttcagaaactgtcaATCAGAACTATAAGAAGGCAGTACAACAAATGGAGAAGTACAAGCCGTATGAGGAGGCACTG CTGGCTGCCGAAACACCGAAGCTCGCAGAATATCAGTCCTACATTAACTTTGAAGTTAAAGAAGGAGACCCTGCCCGTATCCAGCTTATTTTCGAGCGTGCCTTAGCTGACAACTGCTTGGTGCCGGATCTTTGGGCCAGATATACAAAGTATCTT GACCGGCAGCTGAAAATGAAGGAGCTTGTGCTTGGTGCACATGATCGAGCTGTCAGAAATTGCCCATGGACAGTAGGCTTGTGGAAGAGTTATATTCTTGCCTTAGAGCGACATTGTGTTGACCACAGCACCATAACTG aaacatttgaGAAGGCCCTAAATGCCGGATTCATTCAAGCCACAGACTATGTAGAGATTTGGCAGTCATATTTGGACTATCTCAGACGAAGAGTGGACTTcacaaaag ATTCCAGTAAAGAACACGAAGAGCTTAGAGCTGCATTTGTCCGTGCACTAGACTACCTGAAGCAGGAAGTGGAAGAAC GGTTTAGTGAAAGTGGAGATCCTTCTTGTAGCATAATGCAGAATTGGGCCAGAATAGAG GCTCGGCATTGCAACAACATGCAGAAAGCTAGAGAGCTCTGGGATAGCATCATGACCAAAGGCAATTCCAAGTTTGCCAATATGTGGCTGGAGTATTACAACCTAGAAAG AGCTCATGGTGATACCCAGCACTGTAGGAAGGCCTTACATCGTGCTGTGCAGTGCACTGTGGATTATCCTGAGCATGTGTGCGATGTATTACTCACACTGGAGAGAACAGAAG GGAGTTTGGAGGACTGGGATGCAGCTGTTCTAAAAACCGAAACAAGACTATCAAGAGTTAATGAACAGCGTGCAAAG GCAGCCGAGAAGCAAGCCTTTCTGGCTAGGCAGGAGGAGGAAAAAGCTGAGCAGAGGAAAAAAACTCGAGCTGAGAAGAAAGCAAAGAAGCCCAAAAAAGCCAAACCTGGGGATAAACGCAAAGCAGAAGATGAGGAAGATGATGACGAAGAGTGGGGTGAGGAAACGG CAGAACAACCCAgtaagaagcacagaggagaggAGCAGCCTGAAGACAATGAGGCAGAGGAGATGGATACCGCAATAGGCCTTTTTGGCAGGAGCACCACCTTCGCAGGCAAGGCTGAATCCAAACAGAAAGCTCCTGCTGCCACAAAGGAACAGCCCAGGATCCATCATAACCCTGACAAGGACAACATAACTGTATTTGTGAGCAACTTGCCCTTCAACTTGCCTGATCCAGAGAAACAACTTAGAAAAGTTTTCTCTAGCTGTGGGGAGATCTCTCAAGTCCGAGTTGTCTACACCAACAAGGGGACCTTCCGTGGATACTGCTATGTTGAATTTGCAGACGAGAAATGCGCTATTGATGCACTGAAAATGGACCGTCATGAAGTGAATGGCAGACCTATGTTTGTTTCTCCTTGTGTGGACAAGAACAAGAACCCAGATTTTAAG GTATTCAGGTACAGCACGGCTCTGGAGAAACATAAGCTGTTTGTTTCTGGGTTACCATTTTCTTGCACCAAAGAGGAACTGGAAGAAACCTTTAAAGAACATGGCACCATTAAGGAGATCCGCCTGGTAACCAATCGATCTGGGAAACCAAAG GGACTTGCATATGTTGAATATGAAAACGAGGCCCAGGCTTCACAAGCTGTGATCAAATTGGATGGCTCAAAATTTAAGGAG